One part of the Helicoverpa armigera isolate CAAS_96S chromosome 3, ASM3070526v1, whole genome shotgun sequence genome encodes these proteins:
- the LOC110375856 gene encoding gem-associated protein 2: MTDKKFVFKHQQKDNDDDHEYLGTQCFQISPNVEEKEIPTNGEEYLLKVIKERAKCATVTKCNLDASQTRKKLCNTVKEHKVPEKPEKLKPTIEWQNIQIADFSDLHMYVVRMAARKKAELPTIFQDTYRDFMQDGEIQWMQVFDSTEPTLSHVVGLSHGVVETGLDTILSILQRIKPGESIDRRTGLWLHALLTVARHPPQSDDSFLLRNLCRRCAEIRAGLNLDDENARELATPLNIFICIIAKYFGQHDLGDYELHDSIVGQIYYDSKVAQIFY; this comes from the exons ATGACTGACAAAAAGTTCGTATTTAAGCATCAGCAAAAGGATAATGACGATGATCATGAGTATTTAGGGACACAATGTTTCCAAATCAGTCCTAATGTCGAAGAAAAGGAAATCCCAACTAATGGCGAAGAGTACTTACTAAAAGTTATAAAGGAGCGCGCCAAATGTGCAACAGTTACCAAGTGTAATTTAGATGCATCACAAACTCGCAAGAAGCTTTGTAACACTGTAAAAGAG CATAAAGTACCCGAAAAACCTGAAAAGCTTAAACCCACAATAGAATGGCAGAATATTCAGATAGCTGATTTCTCAGACCTTCATATGTACGTCGTACGTATGGCGGCTCGTAAGAAAGCGGAACTACCAACAATATTCCAAGACACATATAGAGACTTCATGCAGGACGGTGAGATACAGTGGATGCAGGTGTTTGATAGCACAGAACCAACACTGTCACATGTGGTTGGGTTGTCTCATGGTGTGGTAGAAACAGGCTTGGATACTATACTATCAATTTTACAACGGATAAAACCGGGAGAGTCTATTGACCGTAGAACAG GATTATGGCTCCATGCGCTACTAACTGTTGCAAGACATCCACCACAGTCCGATGATAGTTTTCTATTAAGAAATCTCTGTAGAAGGTGTGCAGAAATTAG GGCCGGTCTAAATCTAGATGATGAGAATGCAAGAGAACTAGCAAcacctttaaatatttttatatgtataatagcaAAGTATTTTGGACAGCATGACTTGGGTGACTATGAACTTCATGATTCTATAGTAGGTCAGATTTATTATGACTCAAAAGTAGCACAGATATTTTATTGA
- the LOC110375838 gene encoding probable RNA helicase armi — protein MFSYIKSFFNYFFSNNAFEEYDKEMENYLADELVKLDLEQEESSEVADVQDIPRNDCFERTGLITYISDEGNYVLIDGMLYFDITACSVNLNLNDKVLYLCYKKSKDSLVVVRILENQGEHWGDFDLEVHENGYKVIEHVIIGEVQIRQDRYVVIKESDLKFSLDDVVATFVPIQGDMLELMCKVQYDEDNPMDISSNMVVEVLSFRPLRSKVISTVITSWNGEQGSCDKQIFFNKHCVVTGGEPHVGARAFVEAVESNQGSFSWRVIKMDITENAKTITESAPIIDDIEERSLATEAQNNIEVTYPLKFDNVNFHEKPQLTLAITNKSNQQIVMYRWMLLCKKRDSQISIYPPLPNSVRLMPNKTFNFTMTCHPKFYGKFKEHMIITFRGFKVERLIEINISSDNIDARDDSSVNGSPYRNISEVNQIMKEMRNGYNKSYVPGVPLKKTPNFISVRLGQFNIPEKVWSAVIGNEYEQLSDHNAILERIETRLPCLLNDLNISNYMDRWHILLYLEEIQATINMKNFNMPSAFLVRHHEYLGVEIKKLSERRPSIIIGDKVIVKDIWDDKASSYEGYVHVIRGDLLLMKFHPRFHESYQGGDVSVEFHFNRNTLRKAHHAINLAITNLGPNVLFPSRLVTRPPQVPLEKLATMKWFNEKLNHCQMVAIKNILIGECRPMPYCIYGPPGTGKTITVVETLLQILTLIPDSRILVATPSNSAANLITERLLQYRNKFSSSIIRLIANYMVDSENIPEVIKPFCATLNIAKENTHRPTHTVHDGINMNVPASYVARYRVTIGTCNCLGSLLQMDLPKGHFTHIIVDEAGQAIEPEIMIPMSFVNKETGQIILAGDPMQLGPVVVSKYCLDFGMDISFLSRILETFPYQKDFAAFENGFNSKLVTQLTDNYRSLQEVLTLPSEMFYDSTLVAKFDRSTPFVPKILDVVSEIYEIADNTKTGGIFVHGVKGNNAKAVDSPSWYNPEEASMVALTVCKLYKNNIQPDELGIITPYVAQIKHLRRLFDHMKLRRPKIATVEEFQGQERPLIIISTVRSTESLIAEDQKHSLGFVRSSKRLNVAITRAQVAVILFCDPHLLSTDPLWNKVINHAVKENKYMGCQFLPACNGNNEQNIDDSE, from the exons ATGTTTTCGTATATAAAGTCattttttaactatttcttTTCTAACAATGCATTTGAAGAATATGATAAGGAAATGGAAAACTATTTGGCTGATGAACTTGTTAAACTTGATTTGGAACAAGAGGAAAGCTCAGAGGTTGCAGACGTACAGGATATACCTAGAAATGACTGTTTTGAACGGACGG gTCTAATAACATACATAAGTGACGAAGGCAATTATGTTCTTATCGATGGAATGCTTTATTTTGACATTACCGCTTGTTCCGTAAACCTTAACTTAAATGACAAGGTTCTTTATTTATGCTACAAAAAATCCAAAGACTCGCTAGTTGTAGTGAGAATCCTTGAGAACCAAGGTGAACACTGGGGTGATTTTGACTTAGAAGTTCATGAGAATGGCTACAAAGTCATCGAACATGTAATCATTGGTGAAGTACAAATTCGACAAGACCGCTACGTCGTTATAAAGGAGAGTGACCTAAAATTCAGCCTGGATGACGTTGTTGCCACTTTTGTACCTATACAAGGAGATATGTTGGAACTGATGTGTAAGGTTCAGTATGATGAGGATAATCCTATGGATATATCATCTAATATG GTAGTAGAGGTACTCTCATTCCGACCACTAAGGAGTAAAGTGATATCTACAGTAATAACTTCATGGAATGGAGAACAGGGGAGTTGtgataaacaaatattttttaacaaacactGTGTGGTCACTGGCGGTGAACCTCATGTTGGAGCGAGG GCTTTTGTAGAAGCTGTTGAAAGTAATCAAGGTTCATTCTCATGGAGAGTCATCAAAATGGACATAACAGAGAATGCAAAAACAATTACTGAAAGCGCTCCCATCATAGACGATATAGAGGAAAGAAGTTTAGCAACTGAAGCACAGAATAACATAGAGGTTACATACCCTCTAAAGTTCGATAATGTAAACTTTCATGAGAAGCCGCAACTAACTCTTGctataacaaataaaagtaatcAACAAATAGTAATGTATAGATGGATGCTGCTATGCAAAAAAAGAGATTCGCAAATCAGTATCTATCCGCCTTTACCCAACTCGGTTAGATTGATgcctaataaaacatttaactttACCATGACTTGCCATCCCAAGTTTTATGGAAAGTTTAAAGAACACATGATAATAACATTCAGAGGTTTTAAAGTTGAGAGATTAATTGAAATTAACATCTCAAGTGACAATATTGATGCAAGGGATGATTCATCAGTGAATGGCAGTCCTTACCGAAATATATCTGAAGTAAATCAGATTATGAAGGAAATGAGAAATGGATATAATAAATCTTATGTACCCGGTGTTCCCTTAAAAAAAACCCCAAACTTTATTTCTGTCAGATTGGGACAGTTTAATATACCCGAAAAAGTGTGGTCGGCAGTCATAGGCAATGAATATGAACAGCTTTCAGACCACAATGCAATTTTAGAGAGGATTGAGACGCGTTTACCTTGCCTATTAAATGATTTAAACATCAGCAATTATATGGACAGATGGCACATTCTTTTGTACTTGGAAGAGATTCAAGcaacaataaatatgaaaaatttcAACATGCCATCCGCATTTTTAGTGAGACATCATGAGTATCTGGGTGTTGAAATCAAAAAGCTGTCTGAAAGGAGGCCCTCTATAATTATTGGAGATAAAGTTATTGTAAAAGACATATGGGACGATAAGGCTTCATCGTATGAAGGCTACGTCCACGTTATCAGAGGAGACTTGTTACTAATGAAGTTTCATCCGCGATTCCATGAAAGTTATCAGGGTGGTGATGTCTCTGTAGAATTCCATTTTAATAGGAATACGCTAAGAAAAGCACACCATGCAATTAATTTGGCAATAACTAATCTGGGACCAAATGTCTTGTTCCCATCTCGCTTAGTAACACGGCCCCCACAAGTCCCATTGGAGAAATTAGCCACGATGAAATGGTTCAATGAAAAACTGAACCATTGTCAAATGgtagctataaaaaatattttaatcggAGAATGTCGTCCAATGCCTTATTGCATATATGGACCACCAGGCACCGGTAAAACCATCACTGTTGTGGAGACATTGTTGCAAATACTTACCCTCATACCAGATAGCAGAATTTTAGTAGCAACACCATCAAACAGTGCAGCTAATCTAATTACAGAAAGACTTTTACAATACAGGAACAAATTTTCTAGCTCCATAATCAGACTTATTGCAAACTATATGGTTGACTCAGAAAACATTCCAGAagtaataaaacctttttgcgCCACTCTAAATATCGCAAAGGAAAATACCCATAGACCAACTCACACGGTTCATGATGGTATTAATATGAATGTGCCTGCTTCTTACGTAGCGAGATATCGAGTTACCATTGGAACTTGTAACTGTCTCGGGTCACTCCTCCAAATGGATCTACCTAAAGGACACTTCACCCACATAATTGTCGATGAGGCAGGACAAGCAATAGAACCGGAAATAATGATTCCCATGAGTTTTGTCAACAAAGAAACTGGTCAGATAATATTAGCTGGTGACCCTATGCAGCTTGGGCCTGTCGTAGTGTCTAAATATTGCCTTGACTTTGGAATGGACATATCTTTCCTATCCAGAATACTAGAAACATTCCCATATCAAAAAGACTTTGCGGCTTTCGAAAATGGGTTTAATAGCAAGCTGGTGACACAGTTGACTGACAACTACAGGTCTTTGCAAGAAGTTCTTACTTTGCCCAGTGAAATGTTTTATGATTCAACTTTGGTTGCTAAGTTTGATCGAAGTACACCATTTGTACCGAAGATACTTGATGTCGTTTCGGAAATATATGAAATAGCTGACAACACTAAAACCGGTGGTATTTTTGTGCATGGCGTCAAAGGCAATAATGCTAAAGCTGTGGACAGCCCTTCTTGGTATAATCCCGAAGAAGCTTCCATGGTTGCATTGACTGTCTGTAAGCTATACAAGAATAATATACAACCTGACGAACTTGGCATTATAACACCTTATGTAGCACAG ATAAAACATCTACGTCGCTTATTCGATCATATGAAATTGCGACGTCCGAAAATCGCCACAGTCGAAGAGTTTCAAGGACAAGAGAGGCCTCTTATTATCATTTCCACCGTGCGGTCCACTGAGTCTCTCATAGCTGAAGATCAGAAACACTCATTAGGTTTTGTTAGAAGTTCAAAGAGGTTAAATGTCGCGATTACTCGAGCTCAAGTGGCtgtgatattattttgtgatcCACATTTATTAAGCACTGACCCCTTATGGAATAAAGTCATAAATCACGcagtaaaagaaaacaaatatatgGGATGTCAATTTTTGCCTGCCTGTAATGGGAACAATGAGCAAAATATTGATGACTCAGAATAA